The following are encoded in a window of Spea bombifrons isolate aSpeBom1 chromosome 2, aSpeBom1.2.pri, whole genome shotgun sequence genomic DNA:
- the LOC128472493 gene encoding hemoglobin subunit alpha-3-like, giving the protein MTLSSSERSAIVSLWGKIAPNASALGAEALERLFLSFPQTKTYFSHFDLSHGSADLLNHGGKVVNALGEAAKHLDNLSGSLSTLSDLHAYNLRVDPGNFKLLSQTIQVTLAAHFPEDFTPSVQAAWDKFIAEVAAVLTSKYR; this is encoded by the exons ATGACTCTGAGCAGCAGCGAGAGATCCGCAATTGTTTCCCTTTGGGGCAAGATTGCTCCTAATGCCAGCGCCCTGGGAGCTGAGGCTTTGGAGAG ACTTTTCCTGAGCTTCCCTCAGACCAAGACATACTTCAGCCATTTTGACCTGAGCCACGGCTCTGCTGACCTCCTCAACCACGGAGGAAAAGTTGTGAATGCCCTGGGAGAGGCCGCCAAGCACCTGGACAACCTTTCAGGCTCCCTGTCAACCCTCAGTGACCTGCATGCCTACAACCTGAGAGTGGATCCAGGAAACTTCAAG TTGCTGTCTCAAACTATCCAAGTGACTCTGGCTGCTCACTTCCCTGAAGACTTCACACCCTCAGTCCAGGCTGCCTGGGACAAATTCATTGCTGAAGTAGCCGCTGTCTTGACCTCCAAGTACAGATAA
- the LOC128472488 gene encoding hemoglobin subunit alpha-3-like, protein MTLNSSERSAIISLWGKIAPNASALGAEALERLFLSFPQTKTYFSHFDLSHGSADLLNHGGKVVNALGEAAKHIDSLSGSLSTLSDLHAYNLRVDPGNFKLLSQTIQVTLAAHFPEDFTPSVQAAWDKFIAEVAAVLTSKYR, encoded by the exons ATGACTCTGAACAGCAGCGAGAGATCCGCAATTATTTCCCTTTGGGGCAAGATCGCTCCTAATGCCAGCGCTCTGGGAGCTGAGGCTTTGGAGag ACTTTTCCTGAGCTTCCCTCAGACCAAGACATACTTCAGCCATTTTGACCTGAGCCATGGCTCTGCTGACCTCCTCAACCACGGAGGAAAAGTTGTGAATGCCCTGGGAGAGGCCGCCAAGCACATTGACAGCCTTTCAGGCTCCCTGTCAACCCTCAGTGACCTGCATGCCTACAACCTGAGAGTGGATCCAGGAAACTTCAAG TTGCTGTCTCAAACTATCCAAGTGACTCTGGCTGCTCACTTCCCTGAAGACTTCACACCCTCAGTCCAGGCTGCCTGGGACAAATTCATTGCTGAAGTAGCCGCTGTCTTGACCTCCAAGTACAGATAA
- the SNRPE gene encoding small nuclear ribonucleoprotein E → MAYRGQGPKVQKVMVQPINLIFRYLQNRSRIQVWLYEQVNMRIEGCIIGFDEYMNLVLDDAEEVHLKTKNRKPLGRIMLKGDNITLLQSVMN, encoded by the exons ATGGCGTACCGTGGACAGGGCCCAAAAGTCCAAAAAGTGATGGTACAGCCCATC AACCTGATTTTCAGATATCTGCAGAAT agATCACGAATCCAAGTGTGGCTCTATGAACAGGTGAACATGCGTATAGAAGGATGCATCATt GGATTTGACGAGTATATGAATTTAGTGTTGGATGATGCAGAGGAGGTTCATTTGAAAACAAAGAACCGCAAGCCGCTTG GCCGCATTATGTTAAAAGGAGACAACATCACTCTGCTACAGAGCGTCATGAATTAA
- the LOC128472490 gene encoding hemoglobin subunit alpha-3-like: protein MTLSSSERSAIVSLWGKIAPNASALGAEALERLFLSFPQTKTYFSHFDLSHGSADLLNHGGKVVNALGEAAKHLDNLSGSLSTLSDLHAYNLRVDPGNFKLLSQTIQVTLAAHFPEDFTPSVQAAWDKFIAEVAAVLTSKYR, encoded by the exons ATGACTCTGAGCAGCAGCGAGAGATCCGCAATTGTTTCCCTTTGGGGCAAGATCGCTCCTAATGCCAGCGCTCTGGGAGCTGAGGCTTTGGAGAG ACTTTTCCTGAGCTTCCCTCAGACCAAGACATACTTCAGCCATTTTGACCTGAGCCATGGCTCTGCTGACCTCCTCAACCACGGAGGAAAAGTTGTGAATGCCCTGGGAGAGGCCGCCAAACACCTGGACAACCTTTCAGGCTCCCTGTCAACCCTCAGTGACCTGCATGCCTACAACCTGAGAGTGGATCCAGGAAACTTCAAG TTGCTGTCTCAAACTATCCAAGTGACTCTGGCTGCTCACTTCCCTGAAGACTTCACACCCTCAGTCCAGGCTGCCTGGGACAAATTCATTGCTGAAGTAGCCGCTGTCTTGACCTCCAAGTACAGATAA